One window from the genome of Salvia splendens isolate huo1 chromosome 9, SspV2, whole genome shotgun sequence encodes:
- the LOC121747645 gene encoding transcription factor LAF1-like translates to MGCKKSEKAKTTQKHKKGLWSPDEDLKLKNHIMKYGHGCWSSVPLNAGLKRNGKSCRLRWINYLRPGLKRGAFSFAEEDKIFALHRVLGNKWSQIAHHLPGRSDNEIKNHWHSYLKKRLSKLADAPSSSSKSPPQNSTFDSLENMEASSTNTDQSIDHQQDKCNLPKVLFAEWLSHDQFNGHNHGSSCSNAQDLKYSFDYGSSISEDSSTQLNGEAIGTEEIHTKPNFNSISIDDILRSPFGFDDQISETGLVDYFPGVFNFSCDELYM, encoded by the exons ATGGGGTGCAAGAAGTCGGAGAAGGCGAAGACGACGCAGAAGCACAAGAAGGGGCTGTGGTCTCCAGATGAAGATCTCAAGCTCAAAAACCACATCATGAAATATGGCCATGGCTGCTGGAGCTCCGTTCCTCTCAATGCCG GTCTGAAAAGGAATGGAAAGAGCTGCAGATTAAGGTGGATTAATTATCTAAGGCCGGGACTGAAGCGCGGGGCGTTTAGCTTTGCAGAGGAGGACAAGATCTTCGCCCTTCATCGAGTTTTAGGAAACAA GTGGTCTCAGATAGCACATCACCTACCCGGAAGATCTGATAACGAGATAAAAAACCACTGGCATTCTTACCTAAAGAAAAGGCTCTCAAAACTTGCTGATGCACCCTCTTCTTCGTCCAAGTCGCCTCCCCAAAATAGTACCTTTGACTCCCTAGAAAACATGGAAGCATCATCAACGAACACGGATCAGTCGATAGATCACCAACAAGACAAATGCAACTTGCCAAAAGTACTTTTTGCTGAATGGCTGTCTCATGACCAGTTCAATGGCCACAACCACGGCTCTTCTTGTAGCAACGCACAAGATCTCAAATACTCTTTTGACTATGGAAGCTCGATCTCTGAAGACTCTTCGACTCAGCTCAATGGAGAGGCCATCGGCACTGAAGAAATCCACACTAAACCAAACTTCAATAGTATATCTATTGATGATATTCTTCGATCACCATTTGGCTTCGATGATCAGATCTCAGAGACTGGTCTGGTCGATTATTTTCCCGGAGTTTTTAACTTTTCTTGCGATGAATTGTATATGTGA
- the LOC121749798 gene encoding transcription factor MYB17-like, whose product MGMKRGKEEKKKKGRRACCVREGVTKGAWTPEEDVILVDFIAQNGHGTWRNLPLLAGLLRCGKSCRLRWTNYLRPDIKRGPFSAEEENTIIQLHGELGNKWAIIASHLPGRTDNDVKNFWNSHLRKRFDSKALDQPSSSSKSGSPNCHKAQWEGVRVEAESCLSIPFNNSKGDYFLHLWNSKVGESFRNVHEGGHGCGGATSRRSTSHSSSSLTIVDSTNGIEPCKTSSPVEMKVELWDCKKETDIAAFSDTSKPYEVDDSSDAMLKLLLDFPVGGNDMEFLEALSF is encoded by the exons ATGGGGATGAAGAGAGGgaaagaggagaagaagaagaagggcagaAGGGCATGCTGTGTTAGAGAGGGAGTGACCAAAGGAGCGTGGACTCCCGAAGAGGACGTGATTCTTGTTGACTTCATTGCACAGAATGGCCATGGCACTTGGCGAAATCTCCCTCTTCTTGCAG GTCTCCTCCGCTGTGGAAAGAGTTGTCGTCTTCGCTGGACCAACTACCTTCGACCTGACATCAAACGTGGTCCCTTCAGCGCTGAGGAAGAGAATACGATTATTCAACTGCACGGGGAGCTTGGTAACAA ATGGGCTATCATAGCCTCTCATCTCCCAGGAAGAACAGACAATGATGTGAAGAACTTTTGGAACTCACATTTAAGGAAGCGCTTCGACAGCAAGGCCCTCGACCAGCCATCTTCATCTTCAAAGTCAGGTTCCCCTAATTGTCACAAGGCTCAGTGGGAGGGTGTGAGGGTCGAGGCCGAGTCTTGTCTCTCTATCCCATTCAACAACAGCAAAGGCGACTACTTCCTACACCTGTGGAACAGCAAAGTCGGAGAATCATTCAGAAACGTGCATGAGGGTGGACATGGATGTGGTGGAGCTACCTCTCGCCGTTCAACATCACATTCATCGTCATCCTTGACCATAGTTGACTCGACCAATGGTATAGAGCCATGCAAGACCTCCAGCCCGGTGGAGATGAAAGTCGAGCTTTGGGACTGCAAGAAGGAAACAGACATTGCTGCATTTTCAGACACATCGAAGCCATATGAGGTCGATGATTCATCTGATGCAATGCTGAAGCTGCTGCTGGATTTCCCTGTCGGTGGAAACGACATGGAATTTCTCGAAGCACTCTCCTTCTGA
- the LOC121749799 gene encoding remorin-like encodes MAEEEVKAVDPKPSCADAEEKAVVPLPLPPALDKPDDSKALVVVRKDAAEEKKPEEGSVNRDAVLARVATEKRLSLIKAWEESEKSKAENKAQKNMSSVVAWENSKKATLDAELKKIEEQLEKKKAGYIEKTKNKIAALHKQAEEKRALIEAKRGEDLLKAEETSAKYRATGTVPKKLLGCF; translated from the exons ATGGCGGAGGAGGAAGTCAAAGCTGTCGACCCCAAGCCTAGTTGCGCCGACGCCGAGGAGAAAGCCGTCGTGCCGCtaccactacctccggccctaGACAAACCCGACGACTCCAAAGCTCTTGTCGTCGTTCGAA AGGATGCTGCTGAAGAAAAAAAGCCCGAGGAGGGCTCTGTAAACAGAG ATGCTGTGCTCGCCCGAGTAGCTACGGAGAAGAGATTGTCGTTGATCAAAGCATGGGAGGAAAGTGAGAAATCAAAAGCTGAGAACAA GGCTCAGAAGAACATGTCTTCTGTCGTAGCTTGGGAGAATAGCAAGAAAGCGACTCTAGACGCTGAGCTGAAGAAGATAGAG GAGCAACTGGAGAAAAAGAAGGCTGGATATATTGAGAAAACTAAGAACAAGATTGCGGCCCTGCACAAGCAAGCGGAGGAGAAAAGAGCATTGATTGAGGCGAAACGTGGAGAGGATCTTCTCAAAGCAGAGGAGACATCAGCAAAATATCGCGCCACGGGCACTGTTCCAAAGAAACTACTTGGATGTTTCTGA